The Sphingorhabdus sp. Alg231-15 genome has a segment encoding these proteins:
- a CDS encoding DUF3597 family protein, translated as MSIFGKIKSAIFGGEAKAAEPEAAAPAAEAAPAARAAITEVDVTARLDNIPGSDKLNWRTSIVDLMKLVQIDASYENRKALAQELGNASYSGSAEDNIALHKRVMSEIAANGGIVPAELKD; from the coding sequence ATGAGCATATTTGGAAAAATCAAAAGCGCCATTTTCGGCGGCGAAGCAAAAGCCGCTGAACCGGAAGCAGCAGCTCCGGCAGCCGAAGCAGCACCAGCGGCACGCGCAGCCATTACCGAGGTCGATGTCACCGCAAGGCTCGACAATATCCCCGGATCAGACAAGCTAAACTGGCGCACGTCGATAGTGGATCTAATGAAACTGGTCCAAATTGATGCGAGCTATGAAAACCGGAAGGCCCTGGCGCAGGAATTAGGCAACGCCAGCTATAGCGGATCGGCCGAAGATAATATCGCTCTGCACAAGCGCGTTATGTCGGAAATTGCGGCCAATGGCGGCATTGTACCGGCTGAGTTGAAAGACTGA
- a CDS encoding class I SAM-dependent methyltransferase — protein MTKKFLFASVATALLATAGVPALAKDQAKDGAMHSDANLAAVINHDRRKDDKARDVYRNPSETLAFFQVKPTHIVAEYGPGGGWYTRILLPYLSGSGKYVAVNGNSDSINFTSRAREGRSKSWPERFPDAASGWTGVPADQIAAYESDEVPEEMKGKIDRILIFRSMHGMLNGARSDSELQALRSILADDGMIGIVQHRANEDATYATSKGTKGYLKQSSIIALFELNGFELVDSSEINANPKDTKDYEKGVWTLPPVLTNKDQDRAKYQAIGESDRMTLLFKKRP, from the coding sequence ATGACTAAGAAGTTCCTATTCGCCAGCGTCGCGACAGCATTGTTGGCAACCGCAGGCGTTCCTGCGCTGGCAAAAGATCAAGCAAAAGACGGCGCGATGCATAGTGACGCCAATCTGGCAGCCGTGATCAACCATGATCGGCGCAAGGATGACAAGGCCCGTGATGTTTATCGCAACCCTTCTGAAACTCTGGCATTTTTCCAGGTTAAACCGACACATATAGTAGCGGAATATGGCCCAGGCGGAGGATGGTATACGCGGATATTGCTGCCCTATCTGAGCGGCAGTGGAAAATATGTCGCTGTCAACGGAAACAGTGACAGCATCAACTTTACCAGCCGGGCCCGGGAAGGGCGCTCCAAAAGCTGGCCCGAGCGCTTTCCGGATGCGGCATCAGGATGGACGGGTGTGCCAGCTGACCAGATTGCCGCATATGAAAGCGATGAAGTACCCGAAGAGATGAAGGGCAAAATTGATCGTATTCTGATATTCCGTTCTATGCATGGTATGCTCAATGGCGCTCGTTCCGATTCCGAATTACAGGCGCTACGATCAATATTGGCGGATGATGGCATGATCGGTATCGTCCAGCACCGCGCCAATGAAGACGCTACCTATGCGACGTCGAAGGGCACAAAAGGCTATTTGAAGCAGAGTTCGATCATCGCCCTGTTTGAGCTTAACGGTTTTGAACTGGTAGATTCGTCCGAAATCAACGCCAATCCAAAAGACACCAAAGATTACGAAAAAGGCGTCTGGACCCTGCCACCTGTTCTGACCAATAAGGATCAAGACAGAGCCAAATATCAGGCCATTGGTGAGTCTGACCGTATGACCTTGTTATTCAAGAAACGGCCTTAA
- a CDS encoding class I SAM-dependent methyltransferase, with amino-acid sequence MMKKKLIMIGTMTALGSLALMPASANHHAKEGVSHETNLGAVIAHERRAEDKARDKYRHPAETVSFFGIQPSHTVVEYVPGGGWYSRVLAPYVAEKGKFIGLTFAPDPLPFGDEAKERIRGFPAKFPNDVADWTGMPAAKFSAYTTDKVPEEANGTADFVIIPRMMHNLMRWNLADSEIKVMRNMLKDGGMVGIIQHRAKDSTPFSYADGNKGYLRTDTVVKFMEAHGFELVKQSEINANPKDTADYPKGVWTLPPRYAEGDTDKARFTEIGESDRMTLLFKKLP; translated from the coding sequence ATGATGAAAAAGAAATTGATCATGATAGGCACTATGACGGCTTTGGGATCGCTTGCACTTATGCCCGCTTCCGCAAATCATCACGCCAAAGAAGGTGTGTCGCACGAAACCAACCTGGGTGCTGTCATCGCCCATGAGCGGCGCGCAGAGGACAAGGCACGTGATAAATATCGGCATCCGGCTGAGACCGTCAGTTTCTTTGGTATCCAGCCCAGTCACACGGTTGTTGAATATGTTCCTGGCGGCGGTTGGTACTCCCGGGTATTGGCGCCTTATGTTGCTGAAAAAGGCAAGTTTATCGGCCTGACATTCGCGCCCGACCCTTTGCCTTTCGGCGATGAAGCCAAGGAACGTATTCGCGGCTTCCCTGCCAAGTTTCCTAATGATGTGGCCGATTGGACGGGCATGCCAGCTGCGAAATTTTCCGCCTATACAACGGACAAAGTGCCGGAAGAAGCCAATGGTACTGCGGATTTTGTAATAATTCCGCGGATGATGCACAATTTGATGCGCTGGAATCTGGCAGATAGCGAGATCAAGGTGATGCGCAATATGCTGAAAGATGGCGGCATGGTTGGTATCATTCAGCATCGCGCGAAGGACAGCACGCCGTTTAGCTATGCCGATGGCAACAAAGGCTATTTGCGTACGGATACGGTGGTGAAGTTTATGGAAGCGCATGGCTTTGAATTGGTCAAACAATCGGAAATCAACGCCAATCCAAAAGACACTGCGGACTATCCTAAAGGTGTCTGGACCCTGCCGCCACGCTATGCCGAGGGCGATACGGACAAAGCCAGATTTACTGAGATCGGTGAATCGGACCGCATGACATTGTTGTTCAAAAAGCTGCCATGA
- the aguB gene encoding N-carbamoylputrescine amidase has translation MTQNITVAALQLALNGNEVENIEAVSAHVAEAAEQGAQIILPPELFAGPYFCKTEDEALFALAKPTQDSAPVKAMQKLAKQLGVAIPASFFEREGPHHYNSVAMIDPNGEIMGVYRKSHIPDGPGYEEKFYFRPGNSGFKTWDVFGTTIGVGICWDQWYPETARAMALLGAEVLFYPTAIGSEPYDAGLDTSRMWRRAMQGHAVSNCMPVVASNRIGEEDGQSFYGHSFIANEWGDLVLEYGAEDSGVLVATFNLEQARKHRAGMGFFRDRRPELYGRLVEDC, from the coding sequence ATGACACAGAATATCACGGTTGCCGCTTTGCAATTGGCCCTAAACGGCAACGAAGTAGAAAATATCGAGGCGGTGAGCGCGCATGTGGCCGAAGCGGCAGAGCAGGGCGCACAGATTATATTGCCACCGGAACTGTTTGCCGGTCCGTATTTTTGCAAGACCGAAGATGAAGCATTATTTGCGCTGGCAAAACCAACACAAGACAGCGCGCCCGTTAAAGCCATGCAAAAGCTTGCAAAGCAATTGGGAGTAGCGATCCCCGCAAGCTTCTTTGAGCGCGAAGGACCACATCATTATAACAGCGTCGCGATGATCGATCCGAACGGGGAGATCATGGGTGTATATCGCAAGAGCCATATTCCCGACGGGCCGGGCTATGAGGAAAAATTCTATTTCCGCCCCGGCAATAGCGGTTTCAAGACCTGGGATGTCTTTGGAACCACCATCGGTGTCGGTATATGCTGGGACCAATGGTATCCTGAAACAGCACGGGCAATGGCATTGTTGGGAGCAGAAGTCCTGTTTTACCCAACCGCGATTGGTTCAGAACCTTATGACGCCGGCCTTGACACCAGCCGGATGTGGCGGCGCGCGATGCAGGGACACGCCGTTAGCAATTGCATGCCAGTGGTTGCGAGCAATCGCATTGGGGAGGAAGATGGGCAGAGCTTCTATGGTCATAGCTTCATCGCCAATGAATGGGGTGATCTGGTGCTGGAATATGGTGCTGAAGATAGCGGAGTCCTTGTCGCGACCTTTAATCTGGAACAGGCGCGCAAGCACCGGGCAGGTATGGGTTTTTTCAGGGATCGGCGACCAGAGCTATACGGGCGCTTGGTTGAGGATTGTTAA
- a CDS encoding M28 family peptidase — MQKKWFALALIPALALTACKKVESPENGAPLPEVAAPELSLDTMRDITQELSSDAFEGRAPGTIGEEKTLALLTQKFAEAGIEPGNGDSWFQDVPLVEIEAKNVSDLTIKGGTGDMNFKYGPEMVITSYQEQPKIEVVDSELVFVGYGINAPEREWNDYEGVDVKGKTVVILVNDPDFGTESLEGEFGGRAMTYYGRWTYKYEEAARQGAAAALIIHDTAPAAYGWNVVESSWSGPQFYAQSANGGADQTKANGWVQKEVASKVFASAGQDLEAMMTAAKTKDFKAVPLGLTASMSFENDISKMDSKNVIGLIKGKTRPDEYVLYTAHWDHLGRCKPAPDGDDICNGAVDNATGTAALVALAEAHVKAGAPDRSIVFLAVTAEESGLLGSKYYAENPIYPLNKTVGGVNMDAFGMAGPAKNIVVVGKGKSQLDRYLEGALTVDGRTAEAEPTPEKGFYYRSDHFSFAKLGVPMIYFEGGEDLVEGGREAGEAVSKDYTENRYHGPKDEFNPDWNWDGVMGDLKVYYTVARMLAMTEDWPNWNDGDEFRDIRDKSRAGA; from the coding sequence ATGCAAAAGAAATGGTTTGCCCTTGCGCTGATACCGGCGCTGGCTTTGACAGCATGTAAGAAAGTGGAGAGCCCAGAAAACGGCGCACCGTTGCCAGAAGTTGCTGCGCCGGAATTGTCGCTTGATACGATGCGCGATATTACACAGGAACTTTCATCTGATGCTTTTGAAGGCCGTGCTCCGGGCACAATAGGGGAAGAAAAAACCCTTGCTTTGCTGACCCAGAAATTTGCCGAAGCCGGCATCGAACCAGGCAATGGTGATAGCTGGTTTCAGGATGTCCCATTGGTCGAGATTGAGGCCAAAAACGTGTCCGATCTGACCATCAAGGGTGGCACTGGAGACATGAACTTTAAATATGGTCCTGAGATGGTTATCACATCCTATCAAGAGCAGCCAAAAATTGAAGTTGTCGATAGCGAGTTGGTTTTTGTCGGCTACGGCATTAATGCGCCTGAGCGCGAGTGGAATGACTACGAGGGTGTAGACGTCAAAGGCAAAACCGTTGTCATCCTGGTCAACGATCCTGATTTCGGTACCGAAAGCCTGGAAGGAGAATTTGGCGGGCGGGCGATGACCTATTATGGCCGCTGGACCTATAAATATGAGGAAGCAGCGCGTCAGGGCGCGGCGGCGGCCTTGATCATTCATGATACTGCACCGGCGGCTTATGGCTGGAATGTGGTGGAATCGAGTTGGAGTGGTCCGCAATTCTATGCGCAGTCAGCCAATGGCGGTGCCGATCAGACGAAGGCGAATGGCTGGGTTCAAAAAGAGGTCGCTTCGAAGGTTTTTGCGAGTGCCGGTCAAGATCTGGAAGCGATGATGACCGCCGCGAAAACCAAAGATTTCAAAGCCGTGCCGCTTGGCCTGACTGCTTCGATGTCCTTTGAAAATGATATTAGCAAGATGGACAGCAAAAACGTCATCGGCTTGATCAAGGGTAAGACCCGGCCCGATGAATATGTGCTCTACACTGCGCATTGGGATCATCTGGGGCGCTGCAAGCCGGCACCAGACGGTGATGATATTTGTAACGGCGCTGTCGACAATGCGACCGGAACCGCAGCATTGGTCGCTCTGGCTGAAGCACATGTCAAAGCAGGCGCACCGGATCGCAGTATTGTTTTTCTGGCGGTAACGGCGGAAGAATCCGGTCTGTTAGGCTCGAAATATTATGCCGAAAATCCAATCTATCCGCTCAACAAGACGGTTGGCGGTGTGAACATGGATGCCTTTGGCATGGCTGGTCCTGCGAAAAATATAGTGGTGGTTGGTAAGGGTAAATCACAGCTTGATCGTTATCTTGAAGGCGCGCTGACTGTTGACGGGCGAACTGCCGAAGCAGAGCCGACACCTGAAAAGGGCTTTTACTATCGCTCCGACCATTTCAGCTTCGCTAAGCTGGGTGTTCCGATGATCTATTTCGAAGGTGGCGAAGACCTTGTTGAAGGTGGTCGTGAAGCAGGAGAAGCGGTGAGCAAGGACTATACCGAGAACCGTTACCACGGACCAAAGGATGAGTTTAATCCGGATTGGAACTGGGACGGTGTTATGGGCGACCTGAAAGTCTATTATACGGTTGCACGGATGCTGGCGATGACGGAGGATTGGCCGAACTGGAATGACGGTGACGAATTCCGGGATATTCGTGACAAGAGCCGCGCCGGGGCCTAG
- a CDS encoding glutamate synthase-related protein, translated as MADGILSVLSTLTYILVFLLGLGLASVIVLFFVDITQKQDAVRRNYPVIGRFRHLFSSLGEFFRQYFFAMDREEMPFNRAEREWVGRAAKGKGNTIAFGSTKNLDPAGTPIFVNCPFPTLEKDAAETATCTLGPFCEKPFEAKSLFNISAMSFGALSVPAVRALSHGAKMAGCWMNTGEGGLSPYHLEGGCDIVFQIGTAKYGIRNDDGSLNDDKLRAVADHEQVRMFEIKMSQGAKPGKGGILPGEKVTDVIAKVRGIPEGQASISPNRHPEINNVHDMLDFIDNVRKVTGKPTGIKAVVGAYGWLEVLCQEIHRRGIESAPDFFTLDGGDGGTGAAPMPLMDNVGLQLDESLPMLSDILHKYGLRERVRIIASGKRITPSEVAWALCAGADFVNSARGFMFSLGCIQAMKCNKNTCPTGITTHDPRLQRGLDPTDKKVKVANYCKSVVHEVEVLAHSCGVDEPRQLSRKHVRIVQDTGKSIPLNELYPRPEVATEFKMIEDVSG; from the coding sequence ATGGCTGACGGAATTTTGAGTGTTTTGAGCACGCTCACCTATATATTGGTTTTCTTGCTAGGTCTTGGGTTGGCTAGCGTGATTGTGCTATTCTTCGTTGATATTACGCAGAAGCAAGATGCTGTACGCCGCAACTACCCGGTCATCGGTCGCTTCCGCCATTTGTTCAGCAGCTTGGGTGAATTTTTCAGACAATATTTTTTCGCAATGGATCGCGAGGAAATGCCTTTTAACCGGGCAGAACGGGAATGGGTCGGACGCGCGGCGAAGGGGAAAGGCAATACCATCGCCTTTGGATCGACCAAGAATCTTGATCCAGCCGGAACACCGATTTTCGTTAACTGCCCGTTTCCGACGCTGGAAAAAGATGCCGCTGAAACCGCGACATGCACATTGGGCCCTTTTTGTGAAAAGCCCTTTGAAGCCAAGTCGCTATTCAACATTTCGGCAATGAGCTTTGGAGCCTTGTCGGTTCCCGCCGTTCGGGCATTGTCGCATGGTGCGAAAATGGCGGGATGCTGGATGAATACTGGCGAAGGTGGACTGTCTCCCTATCATCTGGAAGGGGGCTGCGACATTGTCTTCCAAATTGGTACGGCCAAATATGGGATCCGGAATGACGATGGCAGCCTGAATGATGACAAACTGCGCGCTGTGGCGGATCATGAGCAAGTGCGGATGTTTGAAATAAAAATGTCTCAGGGCGCAAAGCCGGGCAAGGGTGGTATACTGCCGGGCGAGAAGGTTACCGATGTTATCGCCAAGGTACGCGGTATTCCCGAAGGCCAAGCCTCGATTTCCCCCAATCGGCATCCTGAAATCAACAATGTCCACGATATGCTCGATTTTATCGATAATGTTCGCAAAGTTACCGGCAAGCCGACTGGTATCAAAGCCGTGGTCGGTGCTTATGGCTGGCTGGAAGTCCTTTGCCAGGAGATCCATCGTCGCGGCATAGAAAGCGCACCGGATTTCTTCACTCTTGATGGCGGTGATGGCGGGACCGGTGCCGCACCCATGCCGCTGATGGATAATGTTGGCCTGCAGCTTGATGAAAGCTTGCCGATGCTGTCGGACATTTTGCACAAATATGGATTGAGAGAGCGCGTGCGCATTATTGCTTCAGGCAAGCGGATTACGCCAAGCGAAGTCGCTTGGGCGCTTTGTGCCGGTGCAGATTTTGTCAATAGCGCGCGCGGTTTCATGTTCTCTCTGGGCTGTATTCAAGCGATGAAGTGCAACAAAAATACTTGCCCCACTGGTATCACCACTCATGATCCTCGCCTGCAACGCGGGCTTGACCCAACGGATAAGAAGGTCAAGGTGGCGAACTATTGTAAAAGCGTTGTCCATGAGGTTGAAGTGCTGGCCCATAGCTGCGGCGTTGATGAGCCCCGACAACTAAGCCGCAAACATGTTCGCATCGTCCAAGATACTGGCAAATCCATTCCTCTGAATGAACTTTATCCCCGGCCAGAAGTTGCGACGGAATTCAAGATGATAGAAGATGTCTCTGGATAA
- a CDS encoding agmatine deiminase family protein, which translates to MRWPAEWEPHEAVWIGFPGNPIEWPEQLEEAQREVAAFANAICDNGDGEQVVLVCRDKQDVDTATAMVDDPVHIINEAFGDIWLRDTGPIITVGSNGREAHNFGFNGWGRKFEMAGDQDIGARLAQSRGLYIRDHDWILEGGAIDGDGQGALVTTEQCVLNNNRNKQMNQQQLESSLREALNTKKICWLGKGLMADHTDGHVDNLARFVATGTVAIPKASDGNDPNGGIFEDAVLRAVATGLEVVRLPSVGKYEIDDAVAPASYMNFYIGNTVVAVPQYDAVNDDRAVEAIAALFPEHKVVGLSSTALLNGGGSFHCISQQIPVAQIL; encoded by the coding sequence ATGAGATGGCCAGCCGAATGGGAGCCGCATGAAGCAGTCTGGATTGGCTTTCCCGGCAATCCCATAGAATGGCCCGAGCAATTGGAGGAGGCGCAGCGCGAAGTTGCCGCCTTCGCCAATGCCATTTGCGACAATGGTGATGGCGAGCAAGTTGTACTTGTGTGTCGTGATAAACAGGATGTTGATACAGCTACAGCAATGGTTGATGACCCAGTTCACATCATCAATGAGGCATTTGGTGACATCTGGTTGCGCGACACGGGACCGATTATCACCGTTGGCAGCAATGGCCGCGAAGCGCATAATTTTGGCTTTAACGGCTGGGGTCGAAAGTTTGAGATGGCCGGCGATCAGGACATCGGTGCGCGTCTGGCCCAATCACGGGGCCTGTATATCCGAGACCATGATTGGATCTTGGAGGGCGGTGCGATAGATGGTGATGGTCAAGGCGCTTTGGTCACGACCGAGCAATGCGTTCTCAATAATAATCGCAACAAACAGATGAACCAGCAGCAGCTTGAATCAAGCTTGCGTGAGGCTCTGAATACCAAAAAAATATGTTGGCTCGGCAAGGGTTTGATGGCGGACCATACCGATGGTCATGTCGATAATTTGGCCCGCTTTGTTGCTACTGGCACGGTAGCGATTCCCAAGGCCAGTGATGGCAATGATCCCAATGGAGGGATTTTCGAAGATGCGGTGCTACGGGCAGTTGCAACTGGCCTGGAGGTCGTCCGATTGCCCTCAGTCGGGAAATATGAAATTGATGACGCTGTTGCACCGGCAAGCTATATGAATTTCTATATCGGCAACACGGTTGTTGCAGTTCCCCAATATGACGCTGTTAATGATGATCGAGCAGTAGAGGCGATCGCAGCCCTGTTTCCGGAACACAAGGTTGTGGGCCTCTCCAGTACCGCATTGCTGAATGGTGGTGGAAGCTTTCACTGCATCTCCCAGCAAATCCCAGTAGCCCAGATTTTGTAA
- a CDS encoding S9 family peptidase: MLNITKPLVAVSILASSVATPVLANDQATIFGSMPAIQDISLSPDGTRIAFISPGPGLQTDLYSIDLTKGNEPVRVTTSSGDPESLFWCGWVSNERLACKIGGLEEYAGDIYGFSSVFAVNADGSNPKLLSKKQARNAIGYSLGGGSIVDWLPQEDNAVLMTRYHLEEANARTRIAKLGRGLAVEKIDTLTGKAKMVERPKQEAVEYITDGLGNVRIKGSRIKKGSTELDSGQIKYFYQSDNDWRSLGKLDYANRTGFNPYAVDPKTNRVYGFAPHKGRRALLSISLDGSGERKVVFAHDEVDVDGLIRIGRNQRVVGVSYATEKRQGVYFDPALERLASALGKALGKDYSIQFADASLDENKLLIWAGSDIDPGQYFLFDKTTKQLRPLLGVRPAVENNKLAQVKPVSYPAADGTMIPGYLTLPVGVSPKNIPAIVMPHGGPEARDEWGFDWLAQFYVSQGFAVLQPNFRGSTGYGEQWFLNNGYKSWRTAIGDISAGGQWLIDQGIAKPEALSIVGWSYGGYAALQSAATYPDLFKAVVAIAPVTDLSLKKRNNNNYYNSAVADDRIGNGPHIKEGSPAQNVAKMKAPVMLFHGDYDRNVRINHSKLMENKLRGAGKTVTFVEYKGLAHSLRRSDVRIDMLEKSSSFLPK; the protein is encoded by the coding sequence TTGTTAAACATCACTAAGCCGTTAGTCGCGGTTTCTATTCTCGCGAGTTCTGTTGCGACACCAGTATTGGCCAACGATCAGGCCACAATTTTCGGCTCAATGCCGGCTATTCAAGACATTAGCCTTTCTCCTGATGGTACTAGAATTGCATTTATTTCTCCGGGCCCCGGATTGCAAACTGACCTCTATTCCATTGATCTGACGAAAGGGAATGAGCCGGTTCGGGTAACGACATCATCTGGCGATCCTGAAAGCTTATTTTGGTGTGGGTGGGTTTCGAACGAACGCTTAGCCTGTAAAATTGGAGGCCTAGAAGAATATGCCGGCGATATTTATGGTTTTTCGAGCGTGTTCGCGGTTAACGCCGACGGCAGCAATCCCAAGCTGCTGAGCAAGAAACAAGCAAGGAATGCAATCGGTTATAGCTTAGGTGGAGGCAGTATTGTCGACTGGCTGCCACAGGAAGACAATGCGGTGCTAATGACCCGCTATCATCTGGAAGAGGCTAATGCCCGCACAAGAATTGCAAAACTCGGTCGGGGACTGGCTGTTGAGAAGATCGACACGCTGACCGGAAAAGCAAAAATGGTCGAACGACCCAAACAGGAAGCCGTTGAATATATCACCGATGGTCTCGGCAATGTCCGTATAAAAGGAAGCAGGATCAAGAAAGGCAGCACGGAACTCGATAGCGGTCAAATCAAATATTTTTACCAATCTGACAATGATTGGCGATCTCTCGGAAAGCTTGATTATGCAAATCGCACCGGATTTAATCCCTATGCGGTCGATCCCAAAACTAATCGTGTATACGGATTTGCACCGCATAAGGGCCGCAGGGCGTTATTATCAATTTCTTTAGATGGAAGCGGCGAACGAAAGGTCGTGTTCGCGCATGATGAAGTTGATGTGGATGGATTGATCAGAATAGGTCGAAACCAAAGGGTTGTCGGTGTAAGCTATGCGACTGAAAAGCGGCAAGGAGTCTATTTTGATCCGGCCTTGGAAAGACTCGCCTCTGCTTTGGGTAAGGCGCTTGGAAAAGACTATTCCATCCAATTTGCAGACGCGAGCCTGGATGAAAACAAGCTATTGATCTGGGCTGGTTCCGATATTGATCCGGGACAATATTTTCTGTTCGACAAGACCACAAAGCAATTGCGGCCTCTCTTGGGTGTGCGCCCTGCCGTCGAGAACAATAAGCTCGCTCAAGTCAAACCGGTATCCTATCCCGCCGCTGACGGCACAATGATACCTGGCTATTTGACGTTACCCGTTGGTGTATCCCCAAAAAATATACCAGCAATCGTGATGCCCCATGGTGGACCAGAAGCCCGTGATGAATGGGGGTTTGATTGGTTGGCACAGTTTTACGTCAGCCAGGGCTTTGCGGTTTTACAGCCCAATTTTCGCGGATCGACCGGATATGGTGAGCAATGGTTCTTGAATAACGGTTATAAGTCCTGGCGTACTGCGATCGGCGATATCTCCGCGGGCGGCCAGTGGTTGATTGATCAAGGAATTGCAAAACCAGAAGCGCTATCGATCGTCGGATGGTCCTATGGTGGATATGCCGCGTTGCAATCGGCGGCGACCTATCCTGATTTGTTCAAGGCAGTTGTCGCAATCGCGCCAGTTACCGATCTGTCTTTGAAAAAACGGAACAATAACAACTATTATAACAGTGCGGTCGCCGACGATCGGATAGGTAACGGTCCACATATCAAAGAGGGATCACCAGCACAGAATGTCGCCAAAATGAAGGCACCAGTGATGCTGTTTCATGGCGACTATGACCGAAATGTCAGAATCAACCATTCCAAACTCATGGAAAACAAACTTCGTGGTGCTGGAAAAACTGTTACTTTCGTTGAATATAAAGGGCTAGCCCATAGCCTGCGGCGCTCTGACGTCAGAATAGACATGCTGGAAAAATCTTCTAGTTTCCTGCCAAAATAG
- the rpsD gene encoding 30S ribosomal protein S4, translating into MTKRTSSKYKLDRRMGENIWGRPKSPVNRRDYGPGQHGQRRKGKLSDYGIQLRAKQKLKGYYGDVTEKQFKRAYKEASSMKGDTSQNLIGLLEQRLDMVVYRAKFTPTIFAARQLVSHGHIRVNGVKCNVASRKVQPGDVVSLSDKAKEMLLVIEAQSLPEREIPEYVTPDGTDKVTYVRVPTLDEVPYPVTMEPNLVVEFYSR; encoded by the coding sequence ATGACAAAGCGTACCAGCTCGAAATATAAACTTGACCGCCGCATGGGCGAAAATATTTGGGGTCGCCCAAAATCACCTGTCAATCGCCGCGACTATGGTCCGGGCCAGCACGGTCAGCGCCGCAAAGGCAAACTGTCTGACTACGGTATTCAGCTGCGCGCCAAGCAGAAGCTGAAAGGCTATTATGGCGACGTGACGGAGAAACAATTCAAGCGCGCTTACAAAGAAGCATCAAGCATGAAAGGCGATACCAGCCAGAACCTAATCGGTCTGCTGGAGCAGCGTTTGGACATGGTTGTTTACCGCGCCAAGTTCACACCAACAATTTTTGCTGCTCGTCAACTCGTCAGCCACGGCCACATTCGTGTGAACGGCGTAAAATGTAACGTTGCTTCGCGCAAAGTGCAGCCCGGTGACGTTGTTTCCTTGAGCGACAAAGCCAAAGAGATGCTGCTGGTTATTGAGGCTCAGAGCCTGCCAGAGCGTGAAATTCCGGAATATGTCACGCCAGACGGAACCGACAAGGTTACCTATGTCCGCGTTCCTACTTTGGACGAAGTGCCTTATCCGGTGACGATGGAACCCAATCTGGTGGTCGAATTCTATTCGCGCTAA
- a CDS encoding uracil-DNA glycosylase family protein, translating into MSDHSPLPFAEAPKDCRRCPRLVGLRKSLRKEHGDWWNAPVPAFGDPNAWLAIVGLAPGKEGANRTGRPFTGDASGDLLFATLDNVGLSNGKFQSRADDGVTLNGAMILNAVKCLPPENKPNGVEINNCRPYLIKALDGLPNLKVILALGKIAHDSVVRMTGGRLADHKFAHGAEHRLPDGRILIDSYHCSRYNVNTKRLTAAMFEEVFRTTLARR; encoded by the coding sequence ATGAGCGATCATAGCCCCCTTCCTTTTGCCGAAGCACCGAAAGACTGTCGCCGCTGTCCGCGCTTAGTCGGTTTGCGCAAGTCACTCCGCAAAGAACATGGCGATTGGTGGAACGCCCCGGTTCCTGCCTTCGGTGATCCCAATGCATGGCTCGCGATTGTCGGACTTGCACCCGGCAAGGAAGGTGCAAACCGGACCGGCAGACCATTTACCGGCGACGCATCCGGCGACCTGCTTTTCGCAACGTTGGACAATGTTGGTCTCTCCAACGGCAAGTTTCAATCTCGCGCGGATGATGGTGTGACCCTGAATGGTGCGATGATCCTCAATGCAGTCAAATGCCTGCCGCCAGAGAACAAACCCAATGGTGTGGAGATTAACAATTGCCGCCCCTATCTCATCAAGGCTCTTGATGGCTTGCCCAACTTGAAAGTTATCCTGGCCCTAGGGAAAATTGCACATGACAGCGTAGTCAGAATGACCGGCGGCAGGTTGGCAGACCATAAGTTCGCGCATGGCGCGGAGCATCGATTACCCGATGGCCGGATCTTGATCGATAGCTATCATTGCAGCCGGTATAATGTGAACACGAAGCGACTGACGGCCGCGATGTTTGAAGAGGTATTTCGGACAACCTTGGCGCGTCGTTAA
- a CDS encoding DUF3147 family protein — translation MGEFAVRAIVSGVIVAIVAIIARRYPAMGALIASLPLISILAMIWLWRDTGDTELLAGHVQATFFYVIPSLPMFLIIPVMLRQGINFWASLSAGILVTIILYLATIPIAARFGIKL, via the coding sequence ATGGGTGAGTTTGCGGTCCGGGCGATAGTTTCGGGGGTGATTGTTGCCATTGTTGCAATCATCGCCCGCCGCTATCCGGCCATGGGTGCGCTAATCGCGTCACTGCCACTAATCTCCATCTTGGCGATGATCTGGTTGTGGCGCGATACCGGCGATACGGAATTGCTAGCCGGACATGTGCAGGCAACGTTCTTCTACGTTATTCCTAGTCTGCCGATGTTTCTCATCATCCCGGTCATGTTGCGACAGGGGATCAACTTCTGGGCGTCGCTGTCAGCGGGTATTTTGGTCACGATTATCCTCTATTTAGCGACAATTCCGATTGCAGCCCGTTTCGGCATCAAGCTATGA